The window GAAGCCTCCGGATTAAGAATCTGGTTGACTCCGTCGACGAGGTCGATGACCGGATTGGCATGACTTCCGAGAATAAGGAAATTGACGAAATATACGACCAGCTGACCGAAGATTATGGCAAACTGGTTCCATGAAACGAGAGTGCCTCGCTTGTTGGCAGGAGCAATCTCGGCAATATACATAGGACAGATAGCTGAGGCCATACCTACGCCGAGACCGCCGAGGACACGGTAAAGGTTGAAGGCAATCAGCAGACTGAAGGTAGGCTCACCCTTAGGGAAGAAAAGGAACTCAGGATAGTAGGAACCCATCGCTGAAAGGAAGAAGAATACTCCGGCAAGGAAGAGAGCCTTCTTTCGGCCCATCCTTGAAGCCAGAACTCCTGAAAGGGCGCTACCTATGATACAGCCGATAAGGGCGCTGGAGGTAGTAAAGCCATGCAGAAAATTGGAGTAGGTAAAATCCTTCGCATTCATGAAGAATGCCTGAAGTCCCTTCTCTGCGCCGGAAATGACAGCCGTGTCATATCCGAACAGAAGGCCGCCGATTACAGCGACCAGGACAATGGAAAACAGATATCCGGCGCTGCCGGTCTGACGGTAATTTGTCATTGTTTTAGATGTTATGTTTTTGTAAATATAGGCATTTTATTTTAATTTTGGGCCGCAATGGAATATCTTGACGGAAAGCGATACAACACCTTCGTGGGGTACTACCGCAGACGCTACGGAGAGCGCCTGCAGAAGCTCGTGATCGACGCCGGATTCACCTGCCCGAACCGCGACGGGACCAAGGGTGTCGGCGGTTGCACATACTGCAACAACGACGCCTTTCATCCTGGCTACAGCACTCCCGGGAAAAGCCTTGCAAGGCAGATCGACGAAGGCATAGAGTTCCACAAGGTCCGCTACCGCAACACCTCGCATTACATCGCCTACTTCCAGGCCTATTCCAACACATACGCCCCTCTCCCGAGACTCAGGCAGCTGTACGCCGAAGCCCTGAGCCATCCCGACATCGTCGGCATCGATATCGGCACCAGACCCGACTGCGTCGATGAAGAGAAACTCGACTGGCTCCGCGACCTCAAAGAAGGCCGGGCGCTCGAAGGATGGTCCCGCGAGATCGCCGGCAAAGAGATCCATGCGCCGCTGGTGACGGTCGAATACGGGATAGAATCATGCTACGACCGGACTCTCGAACGGATCAACAGGGGACATGATTTCGCAACGGCGGAAAGGGCTGTCCGCATGAGCGCGGAGCGGGGACTCGACGTCGGGGCCCATTTCATACTGGGACTGCCCGGCGAGACCAGAGAGATGCTGCTCGAGCAGTGTTCCGCGATCAGCAGTCTGCCGCTGCTGTCGGTCAAGTTCCACCAGCTTCAGTTCGTCAAGGGGACTAAAATGGAGGCAGAACATGACGCCCATCCGGAGGACTTCCTGTCCTTCGAACTGCCGGAGTACATCGATTTCGTCATCGATATACTCGAGAGGCTGAGGCCTGATCTGTTTATTGAAAGGATTGCCGGAGAAGTGCCGCCGAGATTCGTGCGCGAAACGCGCTGGGGGCTGATCCGGAATTTCGAGATATTGCATCTCCTGGATGCCGGACTCGAGAAGAGAGATACCCGCCAGGGAGCGAAGTATCTTTAGAGATTGCCGCGGACAAGGTCGGCCATATAACCGAAGAACTCCTTACGCCCATATTTCAGAGAGAACGGAAGACGTTTCAGAATGCGCCTGACCGTGTCTGTCTTGCGCCTGAATGCCGACGATTTCTCTGCGTCGGCCCGGCCATCGGCATGGTGCCCAAAATTGCCGCCCTCGAGGATGATGTCCATGAGAGGATCCGGAGGCGGAAGGGTGTCGGAAGAATATGGATGAGAGTTGCAGCCGAGATGGGCGGAAAGGAAAGACGCCAGCAGACGGTTCCATTGTTCCAGTCCAGTGCTGCTATATATTCCTGCTAGAACAGGCTTGCTGTAGCTGCCTTCGAGACTGCGGTATGCGACCGTCATGTCGCAGATCTGACGCAGGCCTACTCCCGATGTCATGCAGTGCTTGAGAATATGGGCGGAGAGCATCAGAAGAGTCGCATACGGGCTCGGGACCTCCGGAAGATCACGTCGGCGGAGATCATAGTAACGGCGGTGCTGGTCGATCCAGATGCCGTCGAAAAGGTATCGTACACTGCCGTCGGGCGATTTTATGATCCCGACCCCGAGAGAAGAGATTGTCGAGACCGCCTTGTCGAAGGCTGAGCCCGGAAAATACAGGTCGAGATCCCCGCATTCCCTGAGTTCGGGATGGAGGTAGAAAGCGGCGACTTCCGGCCCTTTCATGACTACCGGCCTGAGCCCTTCGGCGTTGAAGACCTTGTCGAGCCGGGTGCGGACCTCGGAAATCCTGGCGGAGGCCCGGGCGATGCCGTCGGCCTTTTTCATGAGCTTCATAAGAACTTGGCCGGGGATGTCGTTGCCGTCCGGAAGATGCGATACTCCTCTGAAGACAAGCCCCGTGACGGTCTGTGTAGAGGCGAGATAAACTATATCCTCCCATTCCTTTTCGGAGAGAATGAGAGGATACTCTATGTCTTTTTCTTCCAGCCCGCCGCGAAGCAGGGTGAAGAAAGCTTCTATTGTTTTGTCAGACCATATTTTTCCCATAGTCCTGTTATATCGGAGGCTTCCGCCGAGGCGGTCGCGGAGTCCATTCCGTACTCTTTTTCAAGATAGGAGACGACGTCTTCCAGAGCGAATTCCTTCGCAGCAAAGGCAGCCCAGATCTGGCTGAAACTATCGTTGACTTCGAGGTCCCTTTCCCCGTGTTCTCCGGGGATTACAAGAAGGAATCTGCCTCTTAGTCCGGTAATCCGGCAGTCTTCGCGGAGTCTCATCGGCCTATATGGAACAGTCTCTTGAAGAAGGACCTCTTCTTGTGCCTCCTCCTCGGAGTCTTGGATACAATCTCGTAGATTGTACCCCAGTCAGGCAGGCCGCCGAGATTATGGTCGTCTATATAGACATCGGCGATTACTTTGGCCGACTTCTTCATTGTTTCTTTAAATTGCATTCCGCTGGGGCGGTTACTGTTGACAGCGTAGAACTCGAGGCCTCTGTCTTTGCAGAATTTTATGGCCTCGTCAAGGAGTTCGCCGTCTCTTGCCGTCCAAAGTATCAGCTGGTGGCCGTCTGCCTTCAAGTCAAGTAGTGTTTCTATGGCAAACGGCAGTTCTTTTCCGATTTTGGGATATTTGTGTTCAACAATGGTCCCGTCAAAATCAACTGCTATGATCATTTTTTATTCTTTCTCCCCGTAACCATACCCGTAACCGTAGCCATACCCATAGCCATAACCGTAGCCGTAACCGTAACCATGTCCATAGCCGTAGCCGAAACCATGTCTGAGTATGCCTCCGTTTAGGATGATTCCCGGATTCTTTAGTTTTCCACTATTGTTCAGTTCGTCAATGGTCGGCAGGTTGCGGCGGTCCATCTGGCCGCTTCGTATGATGAACAGGTTCATGTCAACGACGCGGTTGATGATCATCGAGTCTGCTACCACATTGAACGGTACACAGTCAAGGATTATATATTCGTAAGTCTTTTTCAGTTCATCGATAAGGTCGTCAAAACGCTTCCTGCTGAGGAGCTCGGTAGGGTTCGGCGGTATATGGCCGGCCGGAATGAGGTCGACTCCGTTAAGTACGTCATCGTAGATTATGCTTGCGACTTCAACTTTCTCATCGTAGATATAGTTGGTAAGTCCGACAGTCCTGTGCTTCATTCCGAACAGGCTGGAAACAGACCTCTTGCGGAGGTCGAGGTCGACGATGATGACTTTCTTCTTGGCGTCTGCCAGGCAGGCGGCGATATTGGTTGTAAGGAAGGTCTTTCCGGCTCCGACCATGAGCGAAGTCGTCGAGATCACCATGTTTTCTTTTCCTTCCGGTTTCATGAAGTCCAGGTCGGTGCAGAGGATTCTCATCGCTTCTGTAAACAACCCCTTCGAGTTAGGGTCATAAGCGAGAGAGATAGAATCGTTCTTGGCCCTCTTTACCCACTTCTTCTGCTTCTTCATCGGTATTTCGGCGATGAACGGAACCTTGACAATCTCTTCGACGTCTTTTCTCGAATATACCTTGTTGTCCAGGAACATCTTGAACAGCATTACTACGGCAGGAACCAGCAGACCCATGAGGACTGCGAGCAGCATCATCCTCTGGCGGCTTGGATATACCGGGACAGGGGAGCCTTCCGCGGAATCGAACATGATCGCGTTGTCATCGACCATCGCCTGCGAGAGTTCGTTCTCTTCTCTCTTGTTGAGGAGGTAGATGTAGAGGTCTTCCTTTATGCTGAGCTGGCGCTCCATCTGGCGCATCTCGATAGCCTTCTCCGGCATCTCGGTAAACTTCTCCATCGCCGTGGCTTCCTGGCGCAGAAGGTCTCTCTTCTGCACGTTCAGGCTGGTCATGAGATTGTCGATGGTTCCGAGAATATTCTGCTTCATGGAGATCATCGCGTCTTCGATCTGCATTACCGCCGGGCTGACGCTGCTGCTGGCCTTCTCGAGACGGTCTCTCTTGATTACCAGATCGTTGTACTGGGAGATAGCCTGGTCCAGGTTGGCGTCGTTAAGTCCGGTATTGGCAGGGATGACTTCGAAGGAGTCCATGGAACCGCGGACATAATCACGGAGGTATTCGGCAATCGAGAGATTGGTCTCGACCTGGGAAATATCCGAACCATAGCTACGGCTTTCCGAAAGATATTCCGCAGCATCGGCATTGGCATCCAGCAGTTTCTTTGTAGACCTGTAGCCGGACATCATGTCTTCGACATCGCTGAGTTCCTTGCGGATTATCTTTATTCGGCTGTCAATGAATTCGGCAGTATTGACTGCAACCTTGTTCTTTTCTTTTACGGCCTCTTCATTGTACCTGTAGACAATGGCCGTGAGGATGTCGTTCGCTCTCTGGAGAGAGAAGTCCTGGATAGAAAGATTCAATACCGTCTCGGCGGAGTTGTTCTGGGAGATGCTCAGGGCTGAACTATAAGCCGCCGCTGCCTGACTTACAGGAATCTTCTGGATATAAATCGCTTCCCCAAACCAGTGCTTGCCAAGATTGCGTGTCTTGTCGATAGTAAAGGAGCCGTCTCCTATCTTGACTTTGTCGCCGTAGGATACCACTACATTCTTCTGGCCGAGACTGGAGAGATCCAGCTCGATTGTCTTGCTGTCTCTCGGAGTCGCCTTGATCGTGAAATAACCGATAGGGTTATCTTCCCTTGAGAAGAAAATGCGTATCGGCGCATTCCTGTAAAGTTCGATGTTGCGAAGACCGACGTGGTGGATATAGTTCACGTCGATGTTCAGATCTTTTACTACCTCGGCCATGAGGGTCTTGGACTTGAGCTGCAGCATTTCATTTGACATACTGACGCTATTGATCAGGTTGCTGTAGTTGTCCAGTTTTGTGGTGGCTCTGGTATTACTCGGATTCTTGATAATTATGGTCGCATTGCTCCTGTAGGAGAAAGGAGTCTTGGCATATCTGTAGCTGGTGAAGGCGACGGCAAGCCCTATACACAGCACGAACCAGTACCAATGGTTCAGCAGATAGAAGAAAATGTCGACCAGATTTATCTGTCCGCTATTTTTCTGATTGTTGCCGTTTTCCATAGTTTATTGTTTAGACGAATTCCAAAGCAGGATATAAACGACAGCAGAGCCGATTCCTACAATGGTGTTGACAAGGGTCATAGCTGTCTGACCGCTTGTCGAGAACCTTAAGCCTCGCGGCTTTACGTAGACTATATCGTTCTGCTGAAGATAAAAGACAGGAGACATGAACAAGTCTTTGGACTGCAGGTTTATCGAGTATGCCTTGTTCTCTCCATTCTCTTTTCGGATTACCATCACGTCCTTTATCTTTGCGTTATCTGAAGTTCCTCCTGAATTTGCTATCACCTGAAGGATATTTATCTTATTGTCGTCAACCTTGAGCACGTTCTGTCCGGCTTCTCCAAGGACGGTTACCGAAAAGTTAGTGAGATTGATCCGTATGACAGGGTCTTTTATATATCCTCTGGAGATTATCTCGTATTTGAGGTGGTCGCTTACCTGGCGCATAGTATAACCCCCGACATGGATTTTGCCCAATACCGGGAAGTCTATGTTTCCGTTGTTGTCGACGGTATATTCGGCAGCAGCAGTCTCGCCGTCAGAACTGGTGGCCGTGCCTAATGGGAAGAAAGGAGCTGCAAGTTCGCTTTCTTCGCTGAGAACCTGAATAGCCAGCTTATCTCCTGATTGTATCTTCAGTTCAGGAGGCTGGACACCGGGGAAGGTCTTGTAGTATTCGATGTCTCTAAGATACCCTATTTTCGCCGGGGTTGCGCAAGATGCAAGCGTTATCAGCAACGCTACAGTCATTAGTCTTAGTACGTTCTTCATACAAGTTCAAGAAATTAGATATCATACCTTTTTCGGTGAATACCGAAAGATAATGATTTCTTGCGTTATTTGAAAATTTTTCGTGTGTTTTGTTGTCGCTGCAAACGCTTGTAATAGCGTCAGACAGGGCTTCAGGGGCCATTATGCCGACGTTAAGCCCCGAATATCCATGCTCGTTGACCCAAGATACTCCGGACTCCGGAATTCTGGTGGCTACCACAGGTTTACCGCAGGACATGGCCTCGATCTGGACTATTCCGAAAGCTTCGGTCTTCATCACCGAACTGAGAACGAAGACGTCGCATGCTCCGAAATAGCCGGGAACGTCTTCCTTTGCCATGAATCCGAGAAGCTTGACCTTATCTTCCAGCCCGGCGGCTGAGATCATGCCCCTCAATTTGCTATCCAACGGCCCTTTCCCTCCTATCAGGACTATGTAGTCATCGGGCAGGTTCCGGGCTGCCTGGACGAGGTATTCAAACCCTTTGTACGGGACCAGACGTCCCAGGGAGAATACTATCTTCTTGTCCTTGTAAAGCTTCTTTATCTCCTTGACCTTTACATCGTCTGGCTCGACGGGCCTGATGCCGATAGGAATATATGTTGTCTTGTCCTGGACTTTCTTCAGATACGGCGAATCCCGGACATATACCGGGGTTGTCCCGACTACCTTCTCAGCTCTGCGTATGAGCCATGACTGAAGAGGCTTATATAGCATCAGAAACACCTTCTGGGATAGTATATCGCTGTGCCAGTGCAGGAATACCCGGCCTTTATAACCACTCAGGAAGAGAGCCAGGGCGGCCATCGGGTCAGGGTGATGGACATGGATGATATCATATTCGCTGCAGTGCCGGCGCAGATATCGTACCATCGCCGGAGAAATCATGGTAGCAGCTATCTTGGCCATGGCGCGGACTATCAGGACGCGCCCATGACCGTTGAACCTGATGACCTTGCATTCATCGGTTTCCGAGATCCGGGATTTGTCCTCGTCATCGACAGGATCGGAGTCCAGAGTCGCACAAAGCATGTCGCAGTCGACACCTTCGGCAGAAAGGCCTGCGGTCACGTCCCACATTACTTTCTCGACGCCTCCCCTTATCGGGTAGAACTTGCCTAATTGTAATACTTTCATGACGCTATAGATCTTTCGTTTGACTCAGGATGACAGAAAAGAGTTCTTTCCAGCCGTTGGCCGCAGGGGAGGCCGGCCTGGATGGCGGGACCGGTGAGAATCTTCCGTATTGTTTTCTTACGATCTCGCCCATGAGAGAAGCCAGATTATCCGGATTGCTTGCTTCGAAGAATGCCACGGACTTGGCTCCTGCCGCGGTTTCATGAGCGTATGGCAGATCGGCTATGATCATAGGCTTGCCTGACGGAAGGAATTCCGAAATCGGCAGACCCCATGTCTCGACTCTTGAAGGGAATACCAGACAGGCCGATTTCCCGTAATGGTCATATAGCTCCTCCTTGCTCATGAGCCCGTGGAAATCTATCGATTCCACCTTTCCCCAGCGCTTGTAGAGCCACTTCGCATAGCGGTTTTCGTCTCCGCTTACCGTGATTACCGTCCTGAATTTGTCTTTGCCGAAACGGTTCTCCAGTATCACTGAAGCCTCGCAAAGGGTCTCGAAATTCTTATGGCAGTCCGGAGTGGCAGGATAGATGAACACCGGAATTCCGGAAGGGTCTCCTTTTATCTGTGGCACTTCGAAATGCGGCGGAGCCACGATTATCTTCTCCTCAGGGAATTTCAGCATGTCCGACAGACCCTTTCTGAACCAGTCCTGCTGGACTATCAGAAAGTCGTTCTTGTGGACGTTTATCCTGTAGGCGAACCTTGTAAGCATCGCGAACAGCGGAATCTTGAAATCCATCCGGAAATCTTTTGCCTTTATCTTCATGAAAGGGAAAGATGTGTGGCAGTATACGGCCCTTCGGGCTGCATGGACGCGAGGGGTCGTATCATGAAGCGACAGCCAGAGATCGACCGGCCCCAGCCGGCGCGATATTCCGGCCATGGTGACATATTCGCACCATAGCCTGCGGCACCAGCCTTTGACGCTCCACGGGATTTCGATATAATCGATCCCAGGGAAGTCACATAGCTCTCTGGAATGGACCAGAGCGGTAACTTTGTATTCTCTGCAGGAAGAGAGGTATCCCAGACAGTCTCTGAGTACTGTCAGAGTGCCGCCTTTACGTATGTTGACGGCGGAGATTACGAGATGCTTCTGAATAGTGCTATCCATTTTTTCATTACAGTTTTTCTGTCCCAGCGGGCCGCATCCTTATAGGCTTCGGCTCCCATGGAACGTATAAGTTCAGGTGATTCTATTGCTATCTTGAGGGCTTCCGCGAAACCCTTTATGTCGTCTTCCGGCACCAGCAGGCCGTTCAGTCCGTCGGAAATCACGTCCTTCGGCCCGCACTTGCAGGCAAAAGCCACGGCCGGGACCCCATGGGCCTCAGCCTCCAGCAGGGCCATAGGAAGGCCCTCGTATCTCGAAGTCATGGCCAGCAGAGCTGCGCCGTCATATTCTTTGTCCATGTCCTTGACCGGCCCTGCCAGGATTATGCTGTCTTCGAGTCCTTTCGTCTTGATCATGTCTTCGAGTCTGCCGCGGTCTTCGCCGTCTCCGATTATCCGGACTTTCCAGTCTTTCCTGACGTCGGCGCTGATCAGACTCCAGGCTTCTATCAGCCGTTCGAAGCCTTTCTGGTGGCAGAGCCGGCCGACGGCGATTATGGTCCTGGAGTCGAGAGACGAAGGCTTCGGACTGATCCTGGCGATCGAGTTAGGAATCACGGCTATGTTGTCGAGATTGCCCCAGTAGCCCTTGTCTTCTTCGGTAAGTACTACGAAGCAGTCGAATTTGCGGATGTGCCTGAGGTCGGAGTTGCTGCGGTATCTGTCTATGATGCCCCAGAGCCCCCCGCGTGCGTACTGGAGTCGCTTGAATCTGGAAAAATGGGCCTCCAGCACCTTTTTGCTGCCGTCTTTTATGTCCGGGAGGAAGGTCTCGTCGTTGCAGAACATCGAGACTGTAATGTCCGGGCGGATTTCTTTGAGCACAGCTTCCAGCCTCTTTTTATGCCGCAACTGTTTCAGCGGGAAATTCAGTATCTTGGATATGAGGGAGCCGTTGTCGGTCTCGTAGTTGATTCCGAGATCGATGGTCTTGACGGAGGCCGGCATCGGGAAGGCCGGCTCCTGGTCCCGCTGGTCGGTAGTGATGATTGTCACCCGGTCGCCCCTTCCTGCAAAAAACGAAGCCTTGTCCGCAAGAACTCTTTCCATTCCCGCGGCCCTGTAGGTTCCGGCTATCGTATAGACTATTTTCATTGTGCTTCTATAGGTTCGGGCTCAATCTCGTTGCCGTCATTGTCGTAGTCTCCGTCAATGCAGAACAGAATTGCGTTGAACAGGAAAATGTCGGTCGCAACCTTGAGCCAGATTATGAATGTCAGGGCTATTATCATTATGCAGGCCATATTGAAATCCCTGAATTTGGTTCTTACGGCAAGCCCGTTGTAGATAAAGAATAGCGAGAATATCGCAAGTCCGACTAGTCCGCAGTATAAGGTGAAACGGCAGTAGCCGATATCGGTGCTATAATAGAAGTTGCCGAAGATGCCGGTTCCGATTATCCAGGATCTGGTATCTGTCGGCCATATCCACATTACGGCATTAAGCTTATCTGAAGAGTCTGTCCTGAAGACACCTGTCTCGGCCCAGTTGAAGAAGCCTTCGAATGCAAATCTCATGTTGCCTCTGAATTCGGCATCGGCCTGATATAGACGTACCGCAACTAAGATAGTCGCAGCGACAATTATGGTCAGTACTGAAAAGATTCTAATCTGCCTGCCTGAAACAAAACCGCCTCTCTGAGGCATGATATATCTTACGAGGATATAGAACAGACCCAGACCGGTTCCTACCATGGTGGTCCTCGCGATCATACTTCCCATAATTGTTATAAGTATGAATGCGACTATATAGAATCCCAGGTATTTGCGGTTGCTGTTGATAGCATGGTTTGTGACGATCTGGTGGGCGATCAGGACCATGGCTACGGCAAATTTTATTCCGGCGGTATCAAGCGCGGCTCCGAGTCCATAAAGTCGGTTGACCTCCTTATAGTAAAAGTTTCCGTCAGACACGATACCGTCCACAATAGTCCTCATGAACGGCATATTGTCTACTGCAAGAGCCAATATGCCCTGTGCGACGCAGACTATTGTCAGATATTTTGTTATTATGGCCAGATCAACCCTTTCATGGAAACTTCTCATCAACGCGACGACTCCATAGGCGCCTCCCAGCCATACGGCGAAGGATACTATGTACTGGGTATATGAATCGTCGTCCGTACCATTGACCATTACGCAGTAGTAGCACCAGACAGAGAAGATGCAGGCGATAACTCCGGATATTATTTCCTGTCTTGAAAGAGAGGCGGTCTTCTCTTTCAAGGCCTGAAGCATGAAAGCTATTATTCCTATGACACCCAAAATCTGTTTCGTGTTAAGCGAAG is drawn from Bacteroidales bacterium WCE2008 and contains these coding sequences:
- a CDS encoding polysaccharide export outer membrane protein encodes the protein MLITLASCATPAKIGYLRDIEYYKTFPGVQPPELKIQSGDKLAIQVLSEESELAAPFFPLGTATSSDGETAAAEYTVDNNGNIDFPVLGKIHVGGYTMRQVSDHLKYEIISRGYIKDPVIRINLTNFSVTVLGEAGQNVLKVDDNKINILQVIANSGGTSDNAKIKDVMVIRKENGENKAYSINLQSKDLFMSPVFYLQQNDIVYVKPRGLRFSTSGQTAMTLVNTIVGIGSAVVYILLWNSSKQ
- a CDS encoding Glycosyltransferase involved in cell wall bisynthesis encodes the protein MKIVYTIAGTYRAAGMERVLADKASFFAGRGDRVTIITTDQRDQEPAFPMPASVKTIDLGINYETDNGSLISKILNFPLKQLRHKKRLEAVLKEIRPDITVSMFCNDETFLPDIKDGSKKVLEAHFSRFKRLQYARGGLWGIIDRYRSNSDLRHIRKFDCFVVLTEEDKGYWGNLDNIAVIPNSIARISPKPSSLDSRTIIAVGRLCHQKGFERLIEAWSLISADVRKDWKVRIIGDGEDRGRLEDMIKTKGLEDSIILAGPVKDMDKEYDGAALLAMTSRYEGLPMALLEAEAHGVPAVAFACKCGPKDVISDGLNGLLVPEDDIKGFAEALKIAIESPELIRSMGAEAYKDAARWDRKTVMKKWIALFRSIS
- a CDS encoding rhamnosyl/mannosyltransferase, with the protein product MKVLQLGKFYPIRGGVEKVMWDVTAGLSAEGVDCDMLCATLDSDPVDDEDKSRISETDECKVIRFNGHGRVLIVRAMAKIAATMISPAMVRYLRRHCSEYDIIHVHHPDPMAALALFLSGYKGRVFLHWHSDILSQKVFLMLYKPLQSWLIRRAEKVVGTTPVYVRDSPYLKKVQDKTTYIPIGIRPVEPDDVKVKEIKKLYKDKKIVFSLGRLVPYKGFEYLVQAARNLPDDYIVLIGGKGPLDSKLRGMISAAGLEDKVKLLGFMAKEDVPGYFGACDVFVLSSVMKTEAFGIVQIEAMSCGKPVVATRIPESGVSWVNEHGYSGLNVGIMAPEALSDAITSVCSDNKTHEKFSNNARNHYLSVFTEKGMISNFLNLYEERTKTNDCSVADNACILRNPGENRVS
- a CDS encoding Uncharacterised nucleotidyltransferase, with product MGKIWSDKTIEAFFTLLRGGLEEKDIEYPLILSEKEWEDIVYLASTQTVTGLVFRGVSHLPDGNDIPGQVLMKLMKKADGIARASARISEVRTRLDKVFNAEGLRPVVMKGPEVAAFYLHPELRECGDLDLYFPGSAFDKAVSTISSLGVGIIKSPDGSVRYLFDGIWIDQHRRYYDLRRRDLPEVPSPYATLLMLSAHILKHCMTSGVGLRQICDMTVAYRSLEGSYSKPVLAGIYSSTGLEQWNRLLASFLSAHLGCNSHPYSSDTLPPPDPLMDIILEGGNFGHHADGRADAEKSSAFRRKTDTVRRILKRLPFSLKYGRKEFFGYMADLVRGNL
- a CDS encoding capsular exopolysaccharide family, producing MENGNNQKNSGQINLVDIFFYLLNHWYWFVLCIGLAVAFTSYRYAKTPFSYRSNATIIIKNPSNTRATTKLDNYSNLINSVSMSNEMLQLKSKTLMAEVVKDLNIDVNYIHHVGLRNIELYRNAPIRIFFSREDNPIGYFTIKATPRDSKTIELDLSSLGQKNVVVSYGDKVKIGDGSFTIDKTRNLGKHWFGEAIYIQKIPVSQAAAAYSSALSISQNNSAETVLNLSIQDFSLQRANDILTAIVYRYNEEAVKEKNKVAVNTAEFIDSRIKIIRKELSDVEDMMSGYRSTKKLLDANADAAEYLSESRSYGSDISQVETNLSIAEYLRDYVRGSMDSFEVIPANTGLNDANLDQAISQYNDLVIKRDRLEKASSSVSPAVMQIEDAMISMKQNILGTIDNLMTSLNVQKRDLLRQEATAMEKFTEMPEKAIEMRQMERQLSIKEDLYIYLLNKREENELSQAMVDDNAIMFDSAEGSPVPVYPSRQRMMLLAVLMGLLVPAVVMLFKMFLDNKVYSRKDVEEIVKVPFIAEIPMKKQKKWVKRAKNDSISLAYDPNSKGLFTEAMRILCTDLDFMKPEGKENMVISTTSLMVGAGKTFLTTNIAACLADAKKKVIIVDLDLRKRSVSSLFGMKHRTVGLTNYIYDEKVEVASIIYDDVLNGVDLIPAGHIPPNPTELLSRKRFDDLIDELKKTYEYIILDCVPFNVVADSMIINRVVDMNLFIIRSGQMDRRNLPTIDELNNSGKLKNPGIILNGGILRHGFGYGYGHGYGYGYGYGYGYGYGYGYGYGEKE
- a CDS encoding Glycosyltransferase involved in cell wall bisynthesis — protein: MDSTIQKHLVISAVNIRKGGTLTVLRDCLGYLSSCREYKVTALVHSRELCDFPGIDYIEIPWSVKGWCRRLWCEYVTMAGISRRLGPVDLWLSLHDTTPRVHAARRAVYCHTSFPFMKIKAKDFRMDFKIPLFAMLTRFAYRINVHKNDFLIVQQDWFRKGLSDMLKFPEEKIIVAPPHFEVPQIKGDPSGIPVFIYPATPDCHKNFETLCEASVILENRFGKDKFRTVITVSGDENRYAKWLYKRWGKVESIDFHGLMSKEELYDHYGKSACLVFPSRVETWGLPISEFLPSGKPMIIADLPYAHETAAGAKSVAFFEASNPDNLASLMGEIVRKQYGRFSPVPPSRPASPAANGWKELFSVILSQTKDL